One window of Aspergillus oryzae RIB40 DNA, chromosome 3 genomic DNA carries:
- a CDS encoding putative MFS multidrug transporter (predicted transporter (major facilitator superfamily)) → MDECMIPSAGTTTKKAAIDPEGKSPSESTGYASRFINVSPTRFWLIFGGVQMGYIIGFFDSTLMASSHPVITSHFHASNSASWLSTAFLLTSTAFLPLFGRVSDTFGRKPVYLFAIAVFFLTTAWCGMAQSIGSFIAARAFCGLGAGGVFSMGMILSSDLVRIEYRGVYQSYINLCLGVGGCLGLAFGGFLCDHVGWRGAFFVQLPFIFVYFLVAAWTIPADLGLKKAKAERMTFLQLLRNIDLVGSFILVVAVTSLIMGLNLGGNVLSWSHPLVISSLVLSLILAVIFVRYERTVERAVMPISLLSKQPCANLIFGNFFGSIAVNTMFFNAPLYFQAVKLASPTDSGLRLVASTLAVTASSVSTGFIITWTKRLKPTVIIGDVCLLLGGLAASTLGMGTPDVVAMLCVSLASFGQGFSFPSLMVSVLATSDPNEQAVATTTLGLWRNLGSVMGVATSSWIFQNSLVYQLEEMVTGPEKESIILLVRKSVQAIVKLDPVHQEQVVGAYAAALRLTFFSAALWGALMLLMHWRVRLPRLGSKA, encoded by the exons ATGGACGagtgtat GATTCCTTCGGCTGGGACAACCACCAAGAAAGCAGCGATAGATCCCGAAGGCAAGTCTCCGAGTGAATCCACCGGCTATGCCTCTCGATTTATCAATGTCTCTCCGACGAGGTTTTGGCTAATCTTCGGCGGGGTGCAAATGGGATACATTattggtttctttgactcGACTTTAATGGCGTCAAGTCATCCCGTGATAACATCCCATTTCCATGCCTCCAACTCCGCATCGTGGCTGTCCACAGCCTTCCTTCTGACCTCAACcgctttccttcctttgttCGGTCGCGTATCCGACACCTTTGGGAGGAAGCCGGTATATCTTTTCGCCATtgctgtcttcttcctcaccaCCGCCTGGTGTGGTATGGCCCAGAGTATCGGGAGCTTTATAGCGGCTCGAGCCTTCTGCGGACTTGGAGCCGGGGGCGTTTTCTCCATGGGTATGATTCTGTCGAGCGATTTGGTCCGCATTGAATATCGCGGGGTTTACCAGTCATACATCAATCTGTGTCTGGGCGTGGGAGGCTGCCTAGGATTGGCATTTGGCGGGTTTCTCTGTGACCACGTAGGATGGAGAGGTGCGTTCTTCGTGCAGCTGCCCTTCATTTTCGTTTATTTCCTCGTGGCAGCTTGGACTATCCCTGCCGATTTGGGCctgaagaaggcgaaggcggaACGGATGACTTTCTTGCAGCTGCTCAGGAACATTGACCTGGTGGGCTCGTTCATCTTGGTTGTCGCTGTGACCTCATTGATTATGGGTCTGAATTTGGGCGGTAATGTGCTCAGCTGGTCTCATCCCCTGGTCATCTCGTCTTTGGTGTTATCTCTCATCTTAGCTGTGATCTTCGTACGATATGAGCGGACCGTGGAGCGGGCCGTGATGCCGATATCGCTCCTGTCCAAGCAGCCCTGCGCCAACCTCATTTTTGGTAACTTCTTTGGATCCATTGCCGTCAACACAATGTTTTTCAATGCTCCGTTGTATTTCCAGGCCGTCAAACTCGCTAGTCCAACTGACTCGGGTCTCAGACTGGTAGCGTCCACCCTCGCTGTGACGGCTTCGAGCGTTTCGACCGGTTTCATCATCACATGGACGAAGCGACTAAAGCCAACCGTCATCATTGGTGACGTTTGTCTCCTGTTGGGAGGCCTCGCAGCATCCACCCTTGGTATGGGCACCCCTGATGTAGTTGCCATGTTGTGTGTTTCGCTCGCAAGCTTTGGACAGGGGTTCAGTTTTCCTTCGTTGATGGTCTCCGTTCTCGCCACCAGTGACCCGAATGAACAGGCCGTGGCTACCACGACTTTGGGCCTGTGGAGAAACCTGGGCTCGGTGATGGGTGTAGCGACAAGCAGTTGGATATTCCAGAACTCCCTTGTGTACCAGCTTGAAGAAATGGTTACAGGgcccgaaaaggaaagtaTAATCCTTCTCGTTCGCAAATCAGTCCAGGCTATCGTGAAACTGGACCCAGTCCACCAAGAACAGG TTGTGGGCGCGTATGCGGCAGCGCTCCGtctgaccttcttctccgcagcTCTGTGGGGTGCGCTCATGCTTCTGATGCACTGGCGCGTTCGACTGCCCCGACTGGGTAGTAAGGCTTGA